A genomic segment from Thermococcus sp. encodes:
- the corA gene encoding magnesium/cobalt transporter CorA → MGEESEKPRITVIAYSKEKFMSRKLSSIEEAVGIEGYDVVWVNVDTVSIIPKLKEFLGIHEVLVRDFKRTGRPRVMVFPEYLFILLHQIYEKDGGLKRERIGLFLKDNLLITIQEIPGDVFDPIRESIHEGEGLFRERGADYLLFELLEAIVENYVPIIERISSKMEELEARILSKGDESILRRVHGIRQEILFMRRTVFPLPEAFRKLELEGKGFFKEGTLPCIDELHGHVMEVLEILEGQRELANSLVELYYPTLSMKTNDIIRILTVVSTIFIPLTFITGLYGMNFRYMPELYWRYSYPVVLLAMLGIAVGMLAYFKRKGWI, encoded by the coding sequence ATGGGTGAGGAGTCAGAGAAGCCGCGGATAACGGTGATAGCCTACTCAAAGGAGAAGTTCATGAGCAGAAAGCTCTCCAGCATAGAGGAAGCCGTTGGGATAGAAGGGTACGACGTCGTCTGGGTGAACGTGGACACCGTTTCCATTATCCCCAAGCTTAAAGAGTTTCTTGGCATCCACGAGGTTCTCGTAAGGGACTTCAAGAGAACGGGAAGGCCGCGGGTGATGGTCTTTCCAGAGTACCTTTTCATCCTGCTCCATCAGATATACGAGAAAGACGGCGGGCTGAAGAGGGAACGCATAGGCCTTTTCTTAAAGGACAATCTCCTCATTACGATTCAGGAGATTCCGGGGGATGTCTTTGATCCAATAAGGGAGAGCATCCACGAGGGAGAGGGACTCTTCCGCGAGCGCGGTGCGGATTACCTCCTCTTCGAGCTCCTCGAGGCGATAGTTGAGAACTACGTGCCGATAATAGAGCGCATAAGCTCCAAGATGGAGGAGCTTGAGGCGAGGATACTCTCAAAGGGCGACGAGAGCATCCTCCGTCGGGTACATGGAATAAGACAGGAAATACTCTTCATGAGGAGGACGGTTTTCCCGCTTCCCGAAGCCTTCAGGAAGCTCGAGCTGGAGGGTAAGGGATTCTTCAAGGAAGGAACCCTTCCCTGTATCGATGAACTTCATGGTCATGTAATGGAAGTCCTTGAAATCCTTGAGGGACAGCGTGAGCTTGCCAACAGTCTCGTTGAGCTCTACTACCCCACGCTATCGATGAAGACCAACGACATCATAAGAATCCTTACCGTCGTCTCGACGATTTTTATCCCCCTGACCTTTATAACCGGCCTTTACGGTATGAACTTCCGCTACATGCCCGAACTCTATTGGCGCTACAGCTACCCCGTGGTTTTGCTCGCAATGCTGGGAATAGCGGTTGGCATGCTGGCTTACTTCAAAAGAAAGGGGTGGATTTAA
- a CDS encoding aspartate racemase — translation MTERIIGILGGMGSLATAELFRRIVEKTPAKRDQEHPRIIIYNNPKIPDRTAFILENGEDPRPELIDSAKKLESWGADFIIMPCNTAHFFAETIQRAISIPLVSMIEETAEVVRERGLRKVGLLATDGTIKGLVYHRALLKHGVQIAVPNKKDQQKVMEAIYQGVKVGKVEMGRKLLLEVAKKLEKRSEGIIAGCTEVSVALRQKDLSVPLIDPMDVIAEKAVRVALGLEDL, via the coding sequence ATGACCGAGCGCATTATAGGCATCCTCGGCGGCATGGGTTCGCTGGCCACGGCAGAATTGTTTAGAAGGATAGTCGAGAAGACGCCAGCGAAGCGTGACCAGGAGCATCCGAGGATAATTATCTACAACAACCCAAAGATACCGGACAGGACCGCATTTATCCTCGAGAACGGAGAAGATCCGAGGCCGGAGCTCATAGACAGTGCTAAGAAGCTCGAAAGCTGGGGTGCTGACTTCATCATAATGCCCTGCAACACCGCACACTTCTTCGCAGAGACGATCCAAAGGGCGATAAGCATCCCCCTGGTCAGCATGATAGAGGAGACCGCCGAGGTGGTCCGTGAAAGGGGCCTCAGGAAAGTTGGCCTCCTTGCTACGGACGGGACCATTAAAGGGCTTGTCTACCACAGGGCACTCCTCAAACACGGCGTTCAGATAGCGGTGCCCAACAAAAAGGATCAGCAGAAGGTGATGGAGGCAATATACCAGGGAGTCAAGGTAGGGAAGGTCGAGATGGGGAGGAAGCTCCTCCTTGAAGTTGCAAAAAAACTGGAAAAGCGCTCCGAAGGGATAATAGCGGGCTGCACCGAGGTGAGCGTAGCACTGCGGCAGAAAGACCTTAGCGTCCCCCTGATAGACCCCATGGATGTGATAGCGGAGAAGGCGGTGAGGGTCGCCCTCGGCCTGGAGGACCTTTAA